The nucleotide sequence CCGGGACCAGAGTAGGGGGGTCGAGAGTGGCAAGATGCCTGGGGCTAGCTGACATCCATCTCTTGCAGCACGGAGCTCATGCGGCGGGTGCGGCGCTTCCAGCTCGCTCAGTACCAGTGCTTGCTGGTGAAGTATGCCAAGGACATACGATACGGTACCGCTGGTGTCTGCACACACGACAGGTGagtccccagggcaggaggagccagcccagcagtcctggcagctgggcagccaggctcatcctctccttttcttttccctacaGGAACACCATGGAGGCCCTGCCTGCTTGTCTCCTCAAGGATGTGTACCAGGAGGCGCTGGGCTCTGCCGTCATTGGCATCGATGAGGGCCAGTTTGTAAGTGCATGGCCAGGGTGGGTACAGGGGAGCTCTGCAAGATGCAGACAAAGGACCAAACCctctgcaggaggggctgggaagaAATTACCCCAAGGGATTGTGATCCTGCTGGATTAGGCTTGTATCATCAAGCCCTTCCCTGAGGCTGGAGTCCATTTCATAAATAGGTGACATTGCTCTGGTTTtctttgtgccctgtgctgctggataCTGAGAAAAGTGCTACCCCTTCTTCCTCCTGACACTGTTTCTGTACCTTCTCTAGTTCCCAGACATTGTGGAGTTCTGTGAGATGATGGCCAATACTGGGAAAACTGTCATTGTTGCTGCTCTTGATGGGACTTTCCAGAGAAAGGTAAAATACTTATTTTtagtgcagcagctgctttgggatCTTCACAAAACCCATCTGACAGCCCTGTCCCCGCTGTCTTGCCACAGGCTTTTGGAAACATCCTGAATCTGGTGCCACTGGCTGAGAGTGTGGTGAAGCTGAATGCTGTGTGCATGGAGTGCTACCGAGAAGCCTCCTACACaaagaggctgggagcagagagggaggtaAGTTGCATTGGAATAGAAAGTGCTTCAGTAGCTCCACCTTGCCGTTCCTAGAGGGATCTCCCCAGGGaaactgagctctgcagagtgacccTCCCAATTTCCTTACCAGGTTGAAGTGATTGGAGGAGCAGACAAGTACCACTCTGTGTGCCGAGCCTGCTACTTCCACAAGcggcctcagcagcctgggttGGAAAACAAGGAGAATGTGCCCCTGGGGGTGAAGCAGGTGGACTTGACGGCCTCCCGGAAGATCTTATCTTCTTGACTGCTGGGCTCCCATATGGGGaaaatggagaggaaggaagctgAATGTTGTGATTTCCGGATGACATATCTGGCTTCCTCTGCTCTTAGCAAAACTATTGGTTTAGCACTACCTGCCAAGCGAAGCCACTGTTCCTCTGCACcaagcacaaaggaaaaagaaggatcACCTGGATCTGGTACTGTGGGAGAGCTGGACCCTGACTGAAAGTGACTTTCTTTCTCAGATCACAGGAAAGAGACAGGTGTAGTTGCTAATGCTGACATTCAAGTCCTGAGAACTGTCACAgcaagccaggctgccaggtTTTCATCTCTCACCACAGTTTTGGCCTGCTCTGGTCTTTTGACTCTGTTTCAGAGCAGCACTAATGACTGGTTCAGTTACTGTTTCTATCCCTCTTGTGAGCTGTTGCTAAATTGGAAGTTTCTTAAGACAGTGTAGAGTATTTTAAACCAACTTCCTCTTTTTAACGTAGAAGAGATAACTTGGCCCTTGTCAGAGCTGTGGCACAACTTTTAACTGACACCCATAGAGGCAGCTTGGCCCTTGGCTGTCCCTGGCCTATCCTTTTGCTGTTACACTCACTTGGGTCTGGTAAATTTTTGT is from Dryobates pubescens isolate bDryPub1 chromosome 20, bDryPub1.pri, whole genome shotgun sequence and encodes:
- the TK1 gene encoding thymidine kinase, cytosolic, which encodes MNCLTVPGVHPGSPSRPRGQIQVIFGPMFSGKSTELMRRVRRFQLAQYQCLLVKYAKDIRYGTAGVCTHDRNTMEALPACLLKDVYQEALGSAVIGIDEGQFFPDIVEFCEMMANTGKTVIVAALDGTFQRKAFGNILNLVPLAESVVKLNAVCMECYREASYTKRLGAEREVEVIGGADKYHSVCRACYFHKRPQQPGLENKENVPLGVKQVDLTASRKILSS